The genome window ACGCAACGGTTGTGCACGTCAGTGACGGCCGCGAACACATCTTCTTCGGTCGGCTGCAGCTTGCCACGCTGGGCCAGCTCGTGAGCGAACACGTTAAGCAGCACTTCCGAGTCGGAGTTGGTGTTGACGTGGCGCAGGTCAGATTCGTAAATCTCCTTGGCCAGCTGTTCAACGTTGGTCAGGTTACCGTTGTGCGCCAGGGTGATGCCGTAAGGCGAGTTGACGTAAAACGGTTGAGCTTCGGCCGAGGTCGAGCTACCGGCAGTCGGGTAACGCACATGGCCAATGCCCATGTGCCCGACGAGGCGCTGCATGTGACGCTGATGGAACACGTCACGCACCAGACCATTGTCCTTGCGCAGGAATAACCGGCCGTCGTGGCTGGTCACAATACCGGCAGCGTCCTGGCCGCGGTGCTGGAGGACGGTTAGCGCGTCATACAGCGCCTGATTGACGTTCGACTTACCGACGATACCGACGATGCCACACATGCGACGCAACCCCTACTTAATGAATCTTGACTGAACACAGCTTACTGAGGCGTTTTGGCCGGTAAAAGGTGTTCCTTGAACGGAAGATCAGCGGGTACGCTGATTCCGCTGGCCAGCCACTGACTGCTCCACCCCAGAATGAGGTTCTTGGACCAGTCTGCAACCAATAGAAATTTTGGCACGAGTACCGACTCCTGCCACCACGAATCCTGCTGTACCGGCCCCAGGCTCAATAGCCCGACCGCCACCACCACCAGCAGCCCGCCACGCGCGGCGCCGAAGGCCATGCCGAGGAATCGATCGGTCCCGGAGAGGCCGGTGACACGTATCAACTCGCCAATAAGATAATTGACCATTGCCCCCACCAGCAGCGTGGCGATGAACATGATGGCGCAGCCCGCGATAACGCGAGCCGAAGGTGTTTCGATATACCCGGCCAGGTAAACCGACAGTGAACCACCGAACATCCAGGCTACGACTCCTGCGATGATCCAGGTCAGCAACGACAGTGCTTCTTTTACGA of Pseudomonas fluorescens contains these proteins:
- a CDS encoding CvpA family protein, whose product is MPFTWVDWAIVAIVAISALISLSRGFVKEALSLLTWIIAGVVAWMFGGSLSVYLAGYIETPSARVIAGCAIMFIATLLVGAMVNYLIGELIRVTGLSGTDRFLGMAFGAARGGLLVVVAVGLLSLGPVQQDSWWQESVLVPKFLLVADWSKNLILGWSSQWLASGISVPADLPFKEHLLPAKTPQ